The Silene latifolia isolate original U9 population unplaced genomic scaffold, ASM4854445v1 scaffold_149, whole genome shotgun sequence nucleotide sequence AAGGGACGAGGGAGAGGGGGACACCCCTGGGTTGCATGCAACACATTCGATGACAGGACAAGGGAACCGCGGAACGGAACGACCTCAAAACGACCACACGAAACACCATCCAAGCCCACCGGCCGATCAGGAATGAAAATAAGAACCGAAAGATAATGGAGCAAAATCAGGCCAAAGGGGATCGCAGAGAAGAGGAACCGTGTTCTATCACCGGAGATGGGTCAAGGTAGGACCCCATCTCCGGCGATGGTAGGGGGAGAATGAGGGGGAGTGGATGGTTAGGAGAGGCGCCGGATCagataaaaattagggttttttgttTAGAGAGAGGAGGGAGGTTAATTTAGAGAGAGAGCGGATCTTTGTAAATGTATTGATGAGTAGTATTGATGAGCggaaaaatgttttttttttttttttttttttttttttgacaacaataaactTTATAGAAATAAAAGCAAGTCCACAGGGTACATTAAATTACAAAAGAAGGGGTATAAGCCACCCCAAAACCACTCGAAACCCAACTAACAGTAGAAACATAACACGGACTTAGAAGTGAAGAAAAAAGACGTCTTTTCTTGAACGGCGGATGGTAGTAAGTGGCAAACTCGATTAAGTGGGCTTCCTTCCGCTTCAAActcgtagtagtagtagtaatgttGTGGTACCTGCAAAAAGAAGGTGAAAGCTTGGCAGAAGTCAGTGAGGATTCCTTCGAAACACTAGAAACACGAGCCTTTCGGACTTTAGTGCGGCAAGACACATTGATTTTCTCTTTGCCAAGAGAGTAATTCCTGACAGCAGCAAACTTATAGTGGACCAACGAGGTCTTAGTAGGAGATGGAGTAAACGAATTAAGATGCGTCTTCTTATCAACCTGTAAAAGTACCTCCTCCGTAACCAACTCAACACATTCAGGTTGTTCAATATCAAAGGGTGTAAAAGGAATCTCCGGTGGAGGAGAAGAGGTGGAAACTTCTGCTGTCCCATGAATAACCTCATGGGGAGCTCCCGTCTGGATAGTTTTAGAGGTGAGGGGACGAACCCTCATGAAAGACATGGATCGTGGGTGGTAGAAACCCAAGTTTGTACCATGTAACAAATTTTCATAATCTTGACTTGATAAATATAGTGCTGTATGAGGTCGCCTCTTGTTGGAGAAGCGAAGATTATGCGATTTTGAGTCGGTTGGGAGGAATTTTGACCGACCGCAGAATCGTCGGAGAGTCCACAAATAGACTACAATGCTCGGAATCCAAAGGCGCCTCTGGTGAGGCTATGGGGACACAACCAAGCAGACAAGTCGGGACACAGTGTTTGTGATTTACTGTTCCTTCATTGCACTACCGTAACCAAACGGGATGATGCATTACTACCACTGCTGTACGTCGAAGAGGAGGAACATGAACTTCAGTGGTATCCAAAGGAGCAACCATAACACGCTTACCATTATTGTTTATTGCTAGCGACTGACTAACATCTGCCAGTTCCTGAATAATATCCTTATTATGAGGTTCAGCCAAGCGCGCCTCTTCCAAAACAGAACGAGCTTCAGGAAACCTATTCAGCTTCTTAAGGGCCACGGCCTTACGAAAAAGAGCTTTAGCATGTCGAGGAAAAAATTGTAAAACCAAAGAACAATAGATCAAAGCTTCCTCAAAACCTTGGAGTTTAGTAGCACACGCGGCCAAGTTTAAACACAAAGAAACAGCTAAAGAATAACTCGTGTTGAAATCAAACTCAATTTTACCCTTGAGAGTCGAACTGAGAAAACGACACGCGGTGTCGTAACAACCACCCGCCTGATCAAACTGAGATTGTCGAAAAAAACTATTGCCTAAATCCTTAAGCGCTTGAATTTGAGAAAAAGGGTTTTCAACTTGAGAAGAAGCTTTGGTAAAAAGAAATAAGTTTCCTCATCGGACAACTTATCGCCGCCGTGAAATAAAACAAAGTAATTAAGAAAACCGGCGGCAGAAGCAGAAGAAAAGGTTGAAGACGTCTTCATATCGAAACAAAATCCGACAAACAAAGAAACTTAAACAACCCAGATAAACGAAAGCAAAAGAGGTATTAAAATAGTAAATTAAGAAAACTGAGTTTAAAAGGCAGAAATCAAACCAAAGATCTCACAAAAGAAGACTGAAACAACCCAGATAAACTGAGTTACTGTTGGCGATTGAAACGAACAAACTTCACGCTGCAAACCAATACGCCGCCGGAGAAACGATGAACAAAGAACCGACCCAAAGAAAGCAGAGCCTCTCGCCGGCGACCAGAAGAGATTTAGCTGTGGCCGCCGGCGAGAGGAGGAGGGTAAGGTTGGCGGCGGATTAGCGGTGGGAAAATTCTAGGGTAATTTTGGGGATTTTTTGAGGGTCCGAAGTCTATTAGCGGAAAAATGTTATAGTAACAACAACCTGATAAACACAAAAACTAAACTTACAAATGCCTGAACCTTTCCACTATAATTAAAAATCTAAGTGtcattctttcaaaaaaaatgtAAGTGTCATAAAAGTTATGGTCAGGTCATTTTCTTCGAGTTTTTTCTTGTATTTTTATAATTAAAGGAGACGTTTAGTTAGTTAGCTAGATAAATTTCTTTAAGTTTCTAGATACATACATTTAACTAGCTAAATACACTTCTTTAAGTTGCTAAATACATACATCTAAATAGCTAGATACACCCACTTAATTTGTTAgataaatacctctatttaagGATATCCACCCCCCTCGTTTGAACCCATTCCCACTCGGAAAGGGTTCAGCCTATTTTTCTAGAGTTTAGTTTTTGTTTGTACTCTCGTTCCGATaataagttactagatacatactttTAGCTATTTAGATACATTACTTTAAGTTATTAGATACATtcttttaagttgctagatacatacacttctttaaattactagatacatacttttagctggttagatacacttctttaagttacAAGATACATACCTTCAAGTTTCTAGATACAGTCCTTTAAATTAGTAGATACATACCTTTACGTAGCTAGATACATTTTTTTATGTTATTAGATATATATacctttaagttgctagatacacttcgttaaattactagatacatacctttagctagatagatacactcctttaagttactaAATACATATCTTTAAGTTGCTAAATACATACTTTTAGCTTACTAGATACAAttttttaagttactagatacatacctttagcttATTAGATACATTTATTTAAATTACTAGATATATACACTTAGCTAGCTAGATACGCTTCTCTAAATtattagatacatacctttaactagctagatacattCTCGTAAGTTACTAAATATATATCTTTAGCTTAGTAGATATACTCCTTTGTTTTGTTGGATACATTTTATTAAATAGAATGTTAGGCAATTAGTACGGATtattaaatgatgtaattatatacggagtactccctccacttttttatatatgacgttttgcatttacgaggtaagcctttgactttaatatttacaaaaatatatttgttcaaaaaatataaaaatggtaccattaaattccttacgaaaaactctttcatatgagtatacatatcataatatttagtcttatattttaagagatattgaaaagagaagggagtgtctcgaaatatgagaaagtcatataaaaaaatagagggagtattatGTTTGGATGTTGGTAGTGCTTTTGGATATTTTAATTTGTAGGTTCCAAATTGAGCGGAAATACGAGTGAATAAGACGTGTTAAGACTTAAGAGTTAAGACGGGTCAAACGAATAGAATAAAGAGCATCCCAAGATAAAGGTCATGGTCAACCCTTGACCTTGAAGACCAATTCACCAAATAAGATTAACAAAGTCCCTGCTTCTTTGTTTTCGTGCAATTCCAACGAACATTATCAATCATCTGCCAATTATATAGCCATTCTCCTGTTAAATCTCCATTGTCAAGCCAATTCCACATGAGAAAACCACATTATCACTATCTACCTTCACTTAACATTATCAATCACCAATAAAATATCACCAAATTGGACTCGAAACTCAAAACCGAATTGTTCAAGCCGACATGGCTCGAGTTGTTCAAGCTCGATGCAACAAAAGCAGCCCAGACCAAAACCCGACATCCGAGCTCATCAAAATGCACCTCCTTGGCGTTTTGACCTATCTCATTCCAGTCAACTACAACCAAATTGATTTTGTTCGTGCCCCTATACAGCGTTCACATTCACCAGCATCTTCAACCACCATCTAGACATTACTATTGACGCACCGAGAATGTTCCTCGCCGACGGTTGTTGCCGGAGTAAAAGTAAGCTGCAGAAGAGGgggaaaagagaaaggagatcggAACTATTGGGTGACAATAAAGGCATTGAGGTCGGTTACCGGTGGTGCGAAAAACGAAACTGGGGTGGTCGTCGGAGGTATGCCGGCAACGTTGCTCGCCGGCAGTGGCATCATGTGTGATTCTATCATTGTGTGAATGGTTAATCAGAGGGAGATCGTTTAATGAGAGAACAATAGTGAGCGCTGTATTGGAAATGTCCAATTGAATTTTATATACTAGTTCGTAaggttcgcaccgtactttagtttCTACGGATCTtacgttatatatatatatatatatatatatatatatatatatatatatatatatatatatatatatacatcccATGAGTCTTCAAAGATCTTAGATGAGAAATAAAGATATTAATTAGGACCATTGGATCAACAAGATCCAAGAGCTCTTGTCAAACCACGTCAACCCctcaaatcaacccaaaaacaaAGCACCAGCAGTTGTTTTCATTTACGTTCCCCAAATTTGAAAAATCTTTCTCTCTCtaccaaaattccaaaaaaaacctaaaaaatccTTCAAATACAACAAAAAAGCTGCTCATATAGATCGAAAAGTCAAAATCAAAGAAGCGTCCTATCATCTATCTCATTTCTTGAACACAAAATGAAGAGGTAAAAAATCGTTCCTTTCGATTGTTCATATTGTTAGCATCAATTGAATGTTTCATAATGTGCGATTTGTTAAATCGCGATTAATGATGCACGATTCATAAACTGTTTCGTATTATAACATTATTAATGATGCACGATTCATAAACTGTTTCATAATGTGCGATTTGTTAAATCGCGATTAATGATGCACGATTCATAAACTGTTTCGTATTATACTCATTGTTTAtaatgtttttaaaaaaattagggttaatgattTATGGAAACTGATTAATTGAAATTCGATTTTGTTTTGCTCGCTATTGATTTTCGTGTTTGTTCATATTTTAGTTTTCCCCTAAAAATTAGAGTTAATGATTTGTAGAAATTGAAAAATTAGTGCTTATTTTTGTTTTGctcatttgttgaattttgtgtTTATTTATGTTCAACTATTCGCCAAAAAATTATAGTTAATGATTTGTAGAAACCGAGTAATTaatgttcattttttttttggcgGTATTTGTTTTGTGTTCTTCATTTTTAGTTTTCGCCACAAAATTATGCTTAGTATTATGAATAAAGCGAGAGATTGATTTTCGCCTTTTTTTCTTATTCGTATTGAACTTTaatgatctttttttttttcgattcgtATTGAATCAGAATCTTGTTACGGTGACATTGTTTGTGACAATATTATTGTGGAATTCTATTGTGACATTGTTACTTTCTgtctttattctttttttttctcttttgtaTATATTATCTTTGTTAGTTTTTGGTGTAGATTAGTCATTGAACTGAACTTGCAAAATTGTTGTAATATCATCCTTTCAATGCTCTAATActataacttgtttaaattattcttttttttttttactgaaaTTTCCTTTAAAAGTgaacttttttttttacaatacTCTTAGCACTATATTGTTATTGTGATAGAGTTACTATATCTATGTTACATTATTAATATGTTATTGAAAATGTGAGATGCGAGTGAGATCAAAATGAGTAGTAAGCTAAAGATGTTTGTCATAAGGATAATCTGGAGTGGGAGTACATATTTATGGAGAAGCATCCTGCCATTGAAACAAatgtcgagttgaaggaaaagaGTCTTGATGTTTAACAATGGTGTTAATTTGTTTGATTTGTTTAGTTGTTTAAACAGTAGTATATTTGTTTGTGATTCTTGTAAATTTTGTTGGTAATGAATGTTCTTTTGTTACTTTGATTAATAATGTAAATGATTATTCCAATTATATGTGGGCTACCTAAGGCTCAATTTCTCGTTATATTTATCCACTTTATAATTACAAACATGGACAAAATAAATGATAATCGTAACATTGCTGAGTTTATTAGTTGTAGTAACACTTGTGCGATTACTCTTGATACGGTGACTATGTTCTTGTAACATCATTACGGAAATAATATTAAAAGTTCTAATTACAATTTATTTACCAACAAGAGGCAAGTGAATAAGACAGGTTCAACTCATCCTAATATGTTAAAAGGCTTTGAAATACCACATCACATTAATGTGAAAAATTTAGAACAAATATACATCATAGTCACACATAATGTTAAGAGTCTCAACTAGCATTTCAAATTCAATAATGTTGTCTTCTTCAATTCACGCCTATCTTCATGATCGATTAGTCTGCGTCCTACTATTTTTTTGTATATACGGTTTCCTTGCGCACGCGTTTTTGTGTTTCTTGATTTCTCAACCCTTCTTCAAAATTTTCGACATCAAAACAAAATATTCAACCATTAATAACTCAAACATATGCAAAAGCCGGGTTGTCGATCATTAGTGATAATTGTACAGTAAAAATATTACAAAGAACATCATTTCTAAATTTATGACAATGTTATACCAACAAATTTTACAATAACAATATTACAAAGAACTATATTTCAAGTTCGGTTCTTTCATGCAGTAATAATGTTACGGTAACACTATTACTGATAATATGTGTCCAAAGTATTTTACGAAACCTAATTTAATCGTCACAATTAATTACCCCAATTTTCATAAAATAAAGTCCAGGTATGAAATAAAGTAAACAAGTCCATCCGATCTCCGATTAATGCGAATAAGAGACAAAATTACAAAGCAAAAACAGATCGCATAAGAATCACGTAATAATGCAATTAATTTGTAAACTTACATCAATTCAATCTAAAAATTGTATACGAACAACAAAATACCTAAATTTTGCGAGATTGAGCGATAAATTCTCACCTTAAGTTTAAATATCCGACCTGCACACAATGTCGCACCCACCTTACGATTTAATCATATAATAATGTGTGATATTATGAATTGTTAAATCATGCTATAATATAATTTGTAAACTTACATTATTCTTTGTAACATGTTAAATTATTAGTGTAACATTGTTAGTGTTACATTATTCGCATGCTATCTGTAGTTATTATTGAGGAATCGCGA carries:
- the LOC141637819 gene encoding uncharacterized protein LOC141637819 → MVVEDAGECERSSSQVENPFSQIQALKDLGNSFFRQSQFDQAGGCYDTACRFLSSTLKGKIEFDFNTSYSLAVSLCLNLAACATKLQGFEEALIYCSLVLQFFPRHAKALFRKAVALKKLNRFPEARSVLEEARLAEPHNKDIIQELADVSQSLAINNNGKRVMVAPLDTTEVHVPPLRRTAVVVMHHPVWLR